The following proteins come from a genomic window of Halomarina ordinaria:
- a CDS encoding SDR family oxidoreductase codes for MADMTAEEALAEYGPSEITADDLLTVPDEAFTAENVALVTGAGNGIGRATALALAHNGLTVVATDVDEEGLEEVASKHESLDSPGRLRTAPGDLTDDEEMASVVERAAEEGSLRYLANIAGIQHIASLEAFPMDRYDLMHRIMLRAPLYLSKRCFPHFRDNADGVGAVGNMCSVHGHYVTQDKVAYNTLKFGLRGLTQSIAAEGEGTVRGFSVSTGYVKTELVAKQLPDTADSRGITVAEAVEDVLLGQARVKEMMEPYEVANLFVMGFSEHARFLDGGDVLHDGGMTLTYE; via the coding sequence ATGGCAGACATGACCGCGGAGGAGGCGCTCGCGGAGTACGGGCCGAGCGAGATAACGGCCGACGACCTGCTCACCGTCCCCGACGAGGCGTTCACGGCGGAGAACGTGGCGCTCGTGACGGGGGCCGGCAACGGCATCGGCCGGGCGACGGCGCTCGCGCTGGCGCACAACGGTCTCACCGTCGTGGCGACGGACGTCGACGAGGAGGGACTGGAGGAGGTGGCGTCGAAACACGAGTCGCTCGACTCGCCCGGCCGACTCCGCACCGCGCCAGGCGACCTGACCGACGACGAGGAGATGGCGTCGGTGGTCGAGCGGGCGGCCGAGGAGGGGTCGCTTCGCTACCTCGCCAACATCGCCGGCATCCAGCACATCGCCTCGCTGGAGGCGTTCCCGATGGACCGGTACGACCTGATGCACCGCATCATGCTCCGGGCGCCGCTGTACCTCTCGAAGCGCTGTTTCCCCCACTTCCGCGACAACGCCGACGGCGTCGGCGCGGTCGGGAACATGTGCTCGGTCCACGGCCACTACGTCACGCAGGACAAGGTGGCGTACAACACGCTGAAGTTCGGCCTCCGGGGACTCACCCAGTCCATCGCGGCCGAGGGCGAGGGGACGGTGCGGGGGTTCTCCGTCTCGACGGGCTACGTGAAGACCGAACTCGTCGCGAAGCAGTTGCCGGACACGGCCGACAGCCGCGGCATCACGGTGGCGGAAGCGGTCGAGGACGTCCTGCTCGGGCAGGCGCGCGTCAAGGAGATGATGGAACCCTACGAGGTGGCGAACCTGTTCGTGATGGGGTTCTCGGAGCACGCGCGCTTCCTCGACGGCGGGGACGTCCTCCACGACGGGGGGATGACGCTCACCTACGAGTAG
- a CDS encoding ABC transporter substrate-binding protein yields MDGDTNRTRRTFLTGTGTLAVGALAGCLGGQGGPAGGNGSGETNGTGNESGEGENETAGGSETPYTVSMAPVGEVEFEAVPETFAAYEPGYADMAVALGRGDGLLSVGLKERYYTDVYDELDGVSVDTDSLTALVDNGIDREVFYELGADLHLMDPQWLVNNGSFGLEQSDIDAVADQVAPFFGNTIFRRTDEWHDYEYYTLYEAFGKVAEVFQEGERYEAFAAVHDAMLEEVEANLPGEDERPNALLTYAAADEPEEFSPYRVSGEGTNKKQFHDLGIDDALEGTGISGLSTTERGTIDYETMLEVDPDSILVRGHETKTEEEFRETVLAYMQQDSVASELTAVQEERVFRGGPIYAGPIHNLFLTERFAGLYYPDAFSGELFDRSEVSDVVTGTF; encoded by the coding sequence ATGGACGGCGACACCAACCGGACGCGCAGAACGTTCTTGACTGGTACGGGTACCCTCGCGGTCGGTGCGCTCGCGGGCTGTCTCGGGGGGCAGGGCGGCCCCGCCGGCGGCAACGGGTCGGGCGAGACGAACGGGACCGGAAACGAGTCGGGCGAGGGCGAGAACGAAACGGCCGGCGGGTCGGAGACCCCCTACACCGTCTCGATGGCCCCTGTCGGCGAGGTCGAGTTCGAGGCGGTCCCCGAGACGTTCGCCGCCTACGAACCGGGCTACGCCGACATGGCGGTCGCGCTCGGGCGGGGCGACGGGTTGCTCTCGGTCGGCCTCAAGGAACGGTACTACACCGACGTCTACGACGAACTCGACGGCGTGAGCGTCGACACGGACTCGCTCACGGCGCTCGTCGACAACGGCATCGACCGCGAGGTGTTCTACGAACTCGGGGCCGACCTCCACCTGATGGACCCGCAGTGGCTGGTGAACAACGGCTCGTTCGGCCTCGAGCAGTCCGATATCGACGCCGTCGCGGACCAGGTCGCGCCGTTCTTCGGCAACACCATCTTCCGGCGCACGGACGAGTGGCACGACTACGAGTACTACACCCTCTACGAGGCGTTCGGGAAGGTCGCCGAGGTGTTTCAGGAAGGGGAGCGCTACGAGGCGTTCGCCGCGGTCCACGACGCGATGCTGGAGGAGGTCGAGGCGAACCTCCCGGGGGAGGACGAGCGGCCGAACGCCCTGCTCACCTACGCGGCCGCCGACGAACCCGAGGAGTTCTCGCCGTACCGCGTCTCGGGCGAGGGGACCAACAAGAAGCAGTTCCACGACCTCGGCATCGACGACGCGCTGGAGGGAACGGGCATCAGCGGCCTCTCGACGACCGAACGCGGCACCATCGACTACGAGACGATGCTGGAGGTCGACCCCGACTCCATCCTCGTGCGCGGTCACGAGACGAAGACCGAGGAGGAGTTCCGCGAGACGGTCCTCGCGTACATGCAACAGGACAGCGTCGCGAGCGAACTCACCGCCGTCCAGGAGGAGCGCGTGTTCCGCGGCGGACCCATCTACGCGGGCCCCATCCACAACCTGTTCCTCACCGAACGCTTCGCGGGCCTCTACTACCCGGACGCCTTCTCCGGCGAGCTGTTCGACCGGAGCGAGGTGAGCGACGTCGTCACCGGGACGTTCTGA
- a CDS encoding FecCD family ABC transporter permease, which produces MAGDAATDGRTRPGATGRVTDPLFGLAVGSLLITLASALLQVSFGTYTMSLGQAWGALFDPAVLTDPRRLLYFLLGEWWMRLATGYAGTIDVLLDPLSVETTVVWTLRLPRVLVGVLVGLGLAVSGAIFQAVTRNELASPYILGVSAGAGLGALVALVLFSSLASVLPLVAAGGGAFAFALVYAIAWKNGTNPVRLVLAGVIVSTVFNSIQTGLFFLAGDIGVVQQALSWTTGSLTGVGWGEFHTALPWTLLAFALALVGSRQLNVLLLGEQTAAALGMSVERTRFALASVAVLAASAAVAVAGIVSFVGLIVPHVVRTIVGSDYRRLVVGCAFAGPALLTAADMGARLAFEVLFNSPAQIPVGIVTGLVGGPYFLYLMRTREQLGEL; this is translated from the coding sequence ATGGCCGGGGACGCCGCGACGGACGGTCGGACGCGCCCGGGCGCGACCGGGCGGGTCACCGACCCGCTGTTCGGGCTCGCCGTCGGGAGTCTCCTCATCACGCTCGCGAGCGCGCTCCTCCAGGTCAGCTTCGGGACGTACACGATGTCGCTCGGTCAGGCGTGGGGCGCGCTGTTCGACCCGGCGGTCCTCACCGACCCGCGCCGACTGCTCTACTTCCTCCTCGGGGAGTGGTGGATGCGGCTGGCGACGGGGTACGCCGGCACCATCGACGTCCTGCTCGACCCGCTGTCGGTCGAGACGACCGTCGTCTGGACGCTCCGCCTGCCGCGCGTACTGGTCGGCGTCCTCGTCGGCCTCGGCCTCGCCGTCTCGGGAGCCATCTTCCAGGCCGTGACGCGCAACGAACTCGCCAGCCCCTACATCCTCGGGGTGAGCGCCGGGGCGGGCCTCGGCGCGCTGGTGGCGCTCGTGCTCTTCTCCAGCCTCGCGTCGGTGCTGCCGCTGGTCGCGGCCGGCGGGGGCGCGTTCGCGTTCGCGCTCGTCTACGCCATCGCCTGGAAGAACGGCACCAACCCGGTCCGCCTCGTGCTCGCGGGCGTCATCGTGAGCACCGTCTTCAACTCCATCCAGACGGGGCTGTTCTTCCTCGCGGGTGACATCGGGGTCGTCCAGCAGGCGCTCTCGTGGACGACGGGGTCGCTCACCGGCGTCGGCTGGGGCGAGTTCCACACGGCGCTCCCGTGGACGCTGCTCGCGTTCGCGCTCGCGCTCGTCGGGTCGCGCCAGCTGAACGTCCTCCTGCTCGGTGAACAGACCGCCGCCGCGCTCGGCATGTCCGTCGAGCGCACTCGCTTCGCGCTGGCGTCGGTGGCCGTCCTCGCGGCGAGCGCCGCCGTCGCCGTCGCGGGCATCGTCAGTTTCGTCGGCCTCATCGTTCCCCACGTGGTCCGGACCATCGTCGGGAGCGACTACCGGCGGCTGGTCGTCGGCTGTGCGTTCGCCGGACCGGCGCTGCTGACCGCCGCCGACATGGGCGCGCGCCTCGCCTTCGAGGTGCTGTTCAACTCGCCGGCGCAGATACCCGTCGGCATCGTCACCGGCCTCGTCGGGGGACCGTACTTCCTCTACCTGATGCGCACCCGAGAGCAACTGGGTGAGCTGTGA
- a CDS encoding ABC transporter ATP-binding protein, with protein sequence MRADESVFDRYRADVERPLLRLFRVYGLPRRAWLAVGVLANLVAQSASLLPPVVLGAAIDALFADDPGPYTLPLVPDAWLPTGATEQFWLSAALIVGSFAVTAAFTWVYGVAANRFAHDVMHAVRTDSFATMQRLDMSFFDDKQTGEVMAVLNNDAGNLEVFLDNALMNSTRLVIMVGGIAVVLFTLNWQLALVTLVAVPLIVLFTAWFMRAIAPRYRARQSAVAAFNTRIENAISGVELTKTTGSEDYETERVFDASHRVFDDTMAVLRLSYFYRPGMELLAGLSFAATFVVGGYWLFSGTAPGPFSGALTAGTFVTFLFMTQRFVAPLAEVSNIVDQVQNARASAERVFGLYDVPTHVEDSPDAVALTDPEGRVEYDDVTFGYADTPGSDAATAGTVLEDVHFTVEGGETLALVGPTGAGKSTVLKLLMRLYDVDSGAVRVDGHDVRDVTLDSLRSAVGYVSQDTFLFDGTVAENVAYGSFDATHEAVVEAAKAAEAHEFIEALPEGYDTRVGERGVKLSGGQRQRIAIARVVLQDPAVLVLDEATSAVDTETELLIQRSLDRLAADRTTFVIAHRLSTVKEADTILVLDEGRVVERGTHEGLLAADGLYATLWGVQAGDLETLPETFLARTTRRSGGDGDADD encoded by the coding sequence ATGCGTGCTGACGAGAGCGTCTTCGACCGCTACCGGGCCGACGTCGAGCGCCCGCTCCTCCGCCTGTTCCGGGTGTACGGCCTCCCCCGCCGGGCGTGGCTCGCCGTCGGCGTCCTCGCCAACCTCGTCGCGCAGTCGGCCTCGCTCCTCCCGCCGGTCGTCCTCGGCGCGGCCATCGACGCGCTGTTCGCCGATGACCCGGGCCCCTACACCCTGCCGCTCGTCCCCGACGCGTGGCTGCCGACGGGGGCCACCGAGCAGTTCTGGCTGTCGGCGGCGCTCATCGTCGGCTCGTTCGCCGTGACGGCGGCGTTCACCTGGGTGTACGGCGTCGCGGCCAACCGCTTCGCCCACGACGTGATGCACGCCGTCCGGACGGACTCCTTCGCCACCATGCAGCGCCTCGACATGTCCTTCTTCGACGACAAGCAGACCGGCGAGGTGATGGCCGTCCTGAACAACGACGCCGGCAACCTCGAGGTGTTCCTCGACAACGCGCTGATGAACTCGACGCGACTGGTCATCATGGTCGGCGGCATCGCCGTCGTGCTGTTCACGCTCAACTGGCAGCTCGCGCTGGTGACGCTCGTCGCCGTCCCCCTCATCGTGCTGTTTACCGCGTGGTTCATGCGCGCCATCGCGCCGCGCTACCGCGCCCGGCAGTCGGCCGTCGCGGCGTTCAACACCCGCATCGAGAACGCCATCAGCGGGGTCGAACTCACCAAGACGACCGGTAGCGAGGACTACGAGACCGAACGGGTGTTCGACGCCTCCCACCGCGTCTTCGACGACACGATGGCCGTCCTCCGCCTGAGCTACTTCTACCGCCCGGGGATGGAACTGCTCGCGGGCCTCTCGTTCGCCGCGACGTTCGTCGTCGGCGGCTACTGGCTGTTCTCCGGGACCGCACCCGGTCCCTTCTCCGGCGCGCTCACCGCCGGGACGTTCGTCACGTTCCTGTTCATGACCCAGCGCTTCGTCGCGCCGCTCGCGGAGGTGTCGAACATCGTCGACCAGGTGCAGAACGCCCGCGCGAGCGCCGAGCGCGTCTTCGGCCTCTACGACGTCCCCACCCACGTCGAGGACAGCCCCGACGCCGTCGCGCTGACCGACCCCGAGGGCCGCGTCGAGTACGACGACGTCACCTTCGGCTACGCCGACACCCCCGGGTCCGACGCGGCGACGGCGGGCACCGTCCTCGAGGACGTGCACTTCACGGTCGAGGGCGGCGAGACGCTCGCGCTGGTCGGCCCGACGGGCGCCGGGAAGTCGACGGTGCTCAAACTGCTCATGCGCCTCTACGACGTGGATAGCGGGGCGGTCCGCGTCGACGGCCACGACGTGCGCGACGTCACCCTCGACAGCCTCCGCTCGGCGGTGGGGTACGTCAGCCAGGACACGTTCCTCTTCGACGGCACCGTCGCCGAGAACGTCGCCTACGGGTCGTTCGACGCCACCCACGAGGCGGTCGTCGAGGCCGCGAAAGCGGCCGAGGCTCACGAGTTCATCGAGGCCCTCCCCGAGGGGTACGACACCCGTGTCGGCGAACGCGGGGTGAAGCTCTCGGGCGGTCAGCGCCAGCGCATCGCCATCGCGCGCGTCGTCCTGCAGGACCCGGCGGTCCTGGTGCTGGACGAGGCGACGAGCGCCGTCGACACCGAGACGGAACTGCTCATCCAGCGCTCGCTCGACCGCCTCGCCGCCGACCGCACGACGTTCGTCATCGCCCACCGCCTCTCGACGGTGAAGGAGGCCGACACGATTCTCGTCCTCGACGAGGGGCGCGTGGTCGAACGCGGTACGCACGAGGGCCTCCTCGCCGCGGACGGGCTCTACGCGACGCTCTGGGGCGTCCAGGCCGGCGACCTCGAGACCCTCCCCGAGACGTTCCTCGCGCGGACGACCCGCAGGTCGGGGGGTGACGGCGACGCGGACGACTAG
- a CDS encoding TIGR00725 family protein, with protein sequence MRVSVIGGSRVDGATYEAAREVGRLLGEQGHTVVCGGLGGVMEATCRGAREAGGETVGILPGTDPRHANEYVGTAVATGLGNARNVLVVLNGEGVVAVDGAAGTLSELGHALDIGRPVAGLGTHEVSLSGFEAVETPAAAVESVERRVAGRD encoded by the coding sequence GTGCGCGTCAGCGTCATCGGCGGGAGCCGAGTCGACGGGGCGACCTACGAGGCGGCCCGCGAGGTGGGCCGCCTGCTCGGCGAGCAGGGGCACACGGTCGTCTGCGGCGGCCTCGGTGGCGTGATGGAGGCGACGTGTCGCGGGGCCCGCGAAGCGGGCGGTGAGACCGTCGGCATCCTCCCGGGGACGGACCCGCGGCACGCGAACGAGTACGTCGGGACGGCCGTCGCGACCGGTCTCGGCAACGCGCGGAACGTCCTCGTGGTGCTGAACGGCGAGGGCGTCGTCGCCGTCGACGGCGCGGCGGGGACGCTCTCCGAACTGGGGCACGCCCTCGATATCGGTCGGCCGGTCGCCGGACTCGGGACGCACGAGGTGTCGCTGTCGGGGTTCGAGGCGGTCGAGACGCCCGCCGCGGCCGTCGAGTCCGTCGAACGGCGCGTCGCCGGACGCGACTAG
- a CDS encoding beta-ketoacyl-ACP reductase, which yields MLNEQTCVVTGGSRGIGKGIACELGERGANVVVNYRTSEAEAAEVVDEIEASGGTAMAAQADVADLDAVASMCESVHDAFGTVDVLVNNAGITVDKTFTNMTREDWDRVMDVNLGGMFNCTHCLFDDLLDSDEGRLINISSVVGQQGNYGQANYATTKSGMFGFTRTIALEMARSGSTANCVAPGFVRTDMLEQVPERVQEKIIERIPLNRFAEVEDVSGIVRFLASPESSYMTGQILAVNGGMEW from the coding sequence ATGCTGAACGAACAGACCTGCGTGGTGACCGGTGGCTCGCGCGGTATCGGGAAGGGAATCGCCTGCGAACTGGGCGAGCGCGGCGCGAACGTCGTCGTCAACTACCGCACCTCGGAGGCGGAGGCGGCCGAGGTGGTCGACGAGATAGAGGCCAGCGGCGGGACGGCCATGGCGGCGCAGGCCGACGTCGCCGACCTCGACGCCGTCGCGTCGATGTGCGAGTCCGTTCACGACGCCTTCGGGACGGTCGACGTCCTCGTCAACAACGCCGGCATCACGGTCGACAAGACGTTCACGAACATGACCCGCGAGGACTGGGACCGCGTGATGGACGTGAACCTCGGGGGGATGTTCAACTGTACACACTGTCTGTTCGACGACCTGCTCGACTCCGACGAGGGTCGACTCATCAACATCTCGAGCGTGGTGGGCCAGCAGGGCAACTACGGCCAGGCCAACTACGCCACCACGAAGTCGGGGATGTTCGGCTTCACGCGGACCATCGCCCTGGAGATGGCGCGCTCGGGGTCGACGGCCAACTGCGTCGCCCCCGGCTTCGTCCGCACCGACATGCTGGAGCAGGTCCCCGAGCGCGTCCAGGAGAAGATCATCGAGCGCATCCCCCTCAACCGCTTCGCGGAGGTCGAGGACGTCAGCGGCATCGTCCGCTTCCTCGCCAGCCCCGAGTCGAGCTACATGACCGGGCAAATCCTCGCCGTCAACGGCGGCATGGAGTGGTGA
- the phaC gene encoding class III poly(R)-hydroxyalkanoic acid synthase subunit PhaC, producing the protein MAGESTFNPFALAMNTQRELLDATTGAFEKADVADERLEEMDSVEVGQTPSEVVYTENKLELLHYESQTDEQNEVPILVIYALINKPFILDLQPDRSVVRRLLEAGHDVYLIDWNEPSRLDQYLTLDDYVNRYIENCVDVVRERSGQDAINVLGYCMGGTLSVMYAAQHPEKVNALGLMAAGLCFERSGGVLELWGDDEYYDPENVTETYGNMPSEFLDVGFALMDPVSNYVSKYVRLYDNIENEDFVENFARMERWLSEGIDVAGAAYVEFLEDIYQDNKLYKNELELGGEPVDIGNIDMPIIQILGEYDHLIPPGASKPFNEVVGSDDVTTIEYPTGHIGLSVSGSSHREVWPQVAEWYHDRSAEGTADVLEATEEAAEDATEVRVDPTEGDLEEVAVEVETEDDGVQTELVERDEEAVAEAVEEASDGDGDGEPAAAAVDSDEDAATAEDTAETADQPVSAAGEEADVESVEGIGPTYAERLREIGVETVADLRETDVETVAETAGVGVSRAERWFDALDEDEE; encoded by the coding sequence ATGGCAGGCGAATCAACCTTCAACCCCTTCGCGCTCGCGATGAACACCCAGCGCGAGCTACTGGACGCGACGACCGGCGCCTTCGAGAAGGCGGACGTCGCCGACGAGCGCCTCGAGGAGATGGACTCGGTCGAGGTCGGCCAGACGCCGAGCGAGGTCGTCTACACCGAGAACAAGCTCGAACTGCTCCACTACGAGTCCCAGACCGACGAGCAGAACGAGGTCCCCATCCTCGTCATCTACGCGCTCATCAACAAGCCGTTCATCCTCGACCTCCAGCCCGACCGGTCGGTCGTGCGCCGACTGCTGGAGGCGGGCCACGACGTCTACCTCATCGACTGGAACGAGCCCTCCCGGCTCGACCAGTACCTCACGCTCGACGACTACGTCAACCGCTACATCGAGAACTGCGTCGACGTCGTCCGCGAGCGCTCGGGGCAGGACGCCATCAACGTCCTCGGCTACTGCATGGGCGGGACGCTGTCGGTGATGTACGCGGCCCAGCACCCCGAGAAGGTCAACGCCCTCGGGCTGATGGCCGCCGGCCTCTGCTTCGAGCGCTCGGGCGGCGTCCTCGAACTGTGGGGCGACGACGAGTACTACGACCCCGAGAACGTCACCGAGACGTACGGCAACATGCCCTCGGAGTTCCTCGACGTCGGCTTCGCGCTGATGGACCCCGTCTCGAACTACGTCTCGAAGTACGTCAGACTGTACGACAACATCGAGAACGAGGACTTCGTCGAGAACTTCGCCCGGATGGAGCGCTGGCTGAGCGAGGGCATCGACGTCGCCGGCGCGGCGTACGTCGAGTTCCTGGAGGACATCTACCAGGACAACAAGCTCTACAAGAACGAACTGGAGCTGGGCGGCGAACCCGTCGACATCGGGAACATCGACATGCCCATCATCCAGATCCTCGGCGAGTACGACCACCTCATCCCGCCGGGAGCGAGCAAGCCGTTCAACGAGGTCGTCGGGAGCGACGACGTGACGACCATCGAGTACCCGACCGGCCACATCGGCCTGTCGGTCTCCGGCAGTTCCCACCGCGAGGTGTGGCCGCAGGTCGCCGAGTGGTACCACGACCGCTCCGCCGAGGGGACCGCGGACGTGCTGGAGGCGACCGAGGAGGCCGCCGAGGACGCCACGGAGGTCCGCGTCGACCCGACCGAGGGCGACCTCGAGGAGGTCGCCGTCGAGGTCGAGACCGAGGACGACGGCGTCCAGACCGAACTCGTCGAGCGCGACGAGGAGGCGGTCGCGGAGGCCGTCGAGGAGGCGAGCGACGGTGACGGTGACGGTGAACCCGCAGCGGCGGCCGTCGACAGCGACGAGGACGCCGCGACCGCCGAGGACACCGCCGAGACCGCCGACCAGCCCGTGAGCGCCGCGGGCGAGGAGGCGGACGTCGAGTCCGTCGAGGGCATCGGCCCGACGTACGCCGAGCGCCTGCGCGAAATCGGCGTCGAGACCGTCGCCGACCTCCGCGAGACGGACGTCGAGACCGTCGCGGAGACGGCTGGCGTCGGCGTCTCGCGCGCCGAGCGCTGGTTCGACGCGCTCGACGAGGACGAGGAGTAG
- a CDS encoding poly(R)-hydroxyalkanoic acid synthase subunit PhaE yields MSDTDPQEMQERWTRMVEQMNDAMARSVEQNLEAQATFMETWADAIDGSMPDEDTMAESFESYGRAYEVWMDAAETMYERVGDAAGGEDVSFTEFRDIWLRSANEAFKEVMGTTAFAAAQGNVVEAMMELQQETEDVSQETLTRMGLPTRGDMDEVGERLVELERRQQRVEDKLDQVLDHLEE; encoded by the coding sequence ATGAGCGACACGGACCCCCAGGAGATGCAGGAGCGTTGGACGCGGATGGTCGAACAGATGAACGACGCGATGGCGCGTTCGGTCGAGCAGAACCTCGAGGCGCAGGCGACGTTCATGGAGACGTGGGCCGACGCCATCGACGGCTCGATGCCCGACGAGGACACGATGGCCGAGAGCTTCGAGTCCTACGGCCGCGCCTACGAGGTGTGGATGGACGCCGCAGAGACCATGTACGAGCGCGTCGGCGACGCCGCCGGCGGCGAGGACGTCTCGTTCACGGAGTTCCGCGACATCTGGCTCCGCAGCGCCAACGAGGCGTTCAAGGAGGTCATGGGTACGACGGCGTTCGCCGCCGCCCAGGGGAACGTCGTCGAGGCCATGATGGAACTCCAGCAGGAGACCGAGGACGTGAGCCAGGAGACGCTCACGCGCATGGGCCTGCCCACCCGCGGCGACATGGACGAGGTCGGCGAGCGACTCGTCGAACTCGAGCGCCGTCAGCAGCGCGTCGAGGACAAGCTCGACCAGGTCCTCGACCACCTGGAGGAGTAA
- a CDS encoding AbrB/MazE/SpoVT family DNA-binding domain-containing protein has protein sequence MTDERDGPMWPPSMFTRGMQEASEQAFDRQQEFFRQLLGGDVGGFPSQLGAMSQTAMFKTRVQSGGRISIPDAEREALDIEEGDIVQTVIVPIKRSRGDSDD, from the coding sequence ATGACCGACGAGCGCGATGGACCCATGTGGCCCCCGTCGATGTTTACCCGGGGGATGCAGGAAGCGAGCGAACAGGCGTTCGACCGCCAGCAGGAGTTCTTTCGACAGCTGCTCGGCGGGGACGTCGGTGGGTTCCCCTCGCAACTCGGAGCGATGAGTCAGACGGCGATGTTCAAGACGCGGGTCCAGAGCGGCGGGCGCATCAGCATTCCCGACGCCGAACGCGAAGCCCTCGACATCGAGGAGGGCGACATCGTCCAGACGGTCATCGTCCCGATAAAGCGGTCCCGAGGAGATTCAGATGACTGA
- a CDS encoding MaoC family dehydratase, translated as MSTTSNPFLTTWTRTSEQLLNSVLAANRATAAAFGVPVADAEGTAVEGTTAEGRLRPGEDLAEWDSEVSADSREALSVGDVVRFSKTLTERDIERFAAASGDTNRIHLDADYAAKTRFDGRIAHGTLVSGLISAALARLPGNVIYLSQDVQFLKPVRIGDRVTADVEVAEDFDDGRYRLTTRVLDEDEEAVIDGEAVVLIDAAPE; from the coding sequence ATGAGCACGACCTCGAACCCGTTCCTCACCACCTGGACGCGCACCTCCGAACAGCTCCTCAACAGCGTACTGGCCGCGAACCGGGCCACGGCGGCCGCCTTCGGAGTGCCGGTCGCCGACGCCGAGGGCACCGCCGTCGAGGGCACCACCGCCGAGGGGCGACTGCGTCCCGGGGAGGACCTCGCGGAGTGGGACTCCGAGGTCAGCGCCGACTCCCGCGAGGCCCTCTCGGTCGGCGACGTCGTCCGGTTCTCCAAGACGCTCACCGAGCGCGACATCGAGCGCTTCGCCGCCGCCAGCGGCGACACCAACCGCATCCACCTCGACGCCGACTACGCCGCGAAGACCCGCTTCGACGGCCGCATCGCCCACGGGACCCTCGTCTCCGGACTCATCTCGGCGGCGCTCGCCCGGCTCCCGGGCAACGTCATCTACCTCTCGCAGGACGTCCAGTTCCTCAAACCGGTCCGCATCGGGGACCGCGTCACCGCCGACGTCGAGGTCGCGGAGGACTTCGACGACGGCCGCTACCGCCTCACCACCCGCGTCCTCGACGAGGACGAGGAGGCGGTCATCGACGGCGAGGCGGTCGTCCTCATCGACGCGGCCCCCGAGTAA
- the cgi121 gene encoding KEOPS complex subunit Cgi121 → MRLVEGTVTVEDVDAFVADLAAVGEAHGCAVQAFDARMVVGERHLRRAVELAARARERGEAIARDRAVEILLYAAGRRQIDQALALGVSEGEDRPVVVVVDGEGEADAAAAVADRLASASTLGGYDEERVASYYGITAAEREATDADLEALVCERVALLAVEK, encoded by the coding sequence ATGCGACTGGTCGAGGGGACCGTCACCGTCGAGGACGTCGACGCGTTCGTCGCCGACCTCGCGGCGGTCGGCGAGGCCCACGGCTGTGCGGTACAGGCGTTCGACGCCCGGATGGTCGTCGGCGAGCGCCACCTCCGCCGGGCGGTCGAACTGGCGGCGCGCGCCCGCGAGCGCGGCGAGGCCATCGCACGCGACCGGGCCGTCGAGATACTGCTGTACGCCGCCGGACGCCGCCAGATAGACCAGGCGCTCGCCCTCGGTGTGAGCGAGGGCGAGGACCGACCGGTGGTCGTCGTCGTCGACGGGGAGGGTGAGGCGGACGCGGCGGCGGCCGTCGCCGACCGTCTCGCGAGCGCGTCGACCCTCGGCGGGTACGACGAGGAGCGCGTCGCGTCGTACTACGGTATCACGGCGGCGGAGCGCGAGGCGACCGACGCGGACCTGGAGGCGCTCGTCTGCGAGCGGGTCGCGCTGCTGGCCGTCGAGAAGTGA